The segment GAACGCAAACCCTTCGTATAGAACACGAACATACGAAAGAAAGTCTCAGCCTAATGAGCAGCCGCCGAGCTGCAGGATCTCGCCGGTGGGCACGACGACTTCCAATCCCCTTACGTAATTTCTCATAATGCCATATTTTACTGCTCTGGAGCCGCCTGCGTTGCAGGCTATCATGCCGCCGAGTTGTGCTCCTTCGTCCC is part of the Acetomicrobium sp. S15 = DSM 107314 genome and harbors:
- a CDS encoding FAD-binding protein yields the protein DEGAQLGGMIACNAGGSRAVKYGIMRNYVRGLEVVVPTGEILQLGGCSLG